The Catellatospora citrea DNA segment ACCAGCATGCGCTCGCCGGGCACTGGGTCGGGCAACTGAGCGCTGTCGGGCTGCGCCCGGCGCGGACGAAGATCGAGGCCGCGCCGTGGTGCGCCGGTGTACCCGGCACGGACGCCGAAGCCGAGGCCGAGCCGGCGGAGCGCTATTTCGAGCACCACATCAAGCTGCTGCTGCCCGCCCAGGACGTGGCGTCCCTCCTGGCCGTCGCCGCCGTGGGCGAGCAGCACGACGCCCGGCTGTCGCGCAACGCGCGCCGGATCCGCGACGACGGCCGGCAGGAGCGCTTCCTGACCCAGCGCTGCCACCGGGTCGGCCGCGAGTCCGCGCGGTACCGGCTCGACCGGCTCGTCACGGCGCTGCGCGACGCCGGGTGGGAGATCGCCTCGGTCGAGCAGGAGTACGTCGTGTACGACGACCGCCTGTCCCTCGATGCGGACTGGCTGGTGGAGCACCCGGTTCCGGAGCACCGGCGGCGCTGGGAGGAACAGCGGCGGGCCGCCCCGGCCGGCGCGGCGGGATACCCCGCCACCTACCGCCCGCTGCCCGACACCCCCGGCATGTCCCAGCGTGCGGCGTTCGACCCCGCGCTCAAGCACCATTCGAACGCCTACCGGGCGGGCGAGCCGGAGTTCACGGAGCGCGGCGCGTGGCGGCAGTGGACGCGGGCCCGGCGGACCGCGATGGCGCACCTGCTCAACGCCGTGCTGCGTACGCCGTGGGCCGGGCAGCTCGTGCTGCGCGGCAGCGTGACCATGTCCGCCTGGTTCGGCGGCGACGCACGCGAGCCCGGCGACGTGGACTTCGTGGTCGAACCTTTCGCCATGGGCAGCAGGAGCGCGGAGGCCGCCGCGATGCTCGACGGCATCGTGGCCGAACTGCGTGCCCGGCCCGGCGCGGGGCTGGACCCGGACCAGGTCGAGGTCGAGGAGATCTGGACCTACGAGCGGGCGGACGGTCGACGACTGGTCATCCCGTTCACGGCGCCGGGCGTGCCGGACGGTTCCGTGCAGGTCGACTTCGTGTTCAACGAATACCTGCCGATCGCACCGGTCGCGGTGCTGCTGGACGGCGTCGACGTCGCGATGCGGGCCGCGTCGCCCGCGCTGTCGCTGGCCTGGAAG contains these protein-coding regions:
- a CDS encoding nucleotidyl transferase AbiEii/AbiGii toxin family protein, whose protein sequence is MSEQASPEITGDFEIHLTVHDHATNRLAEFADRHGLKYVHVVLDRGITRSQPMLTLAGSGSLADQHALAGHWVGQLSAVGLRPARTKIEAAPWCAGVPGTDAEAEAEPAERYFEHHIKLLLPAQDVASLLAVAAVGEQHDARLSRNARRIRDDGRQERFLTQRCHRVGRESARYRLDRLVTALRDAGWEIASVEQEYVVYDDRLSLDADWLVEHPVPEHRRRWEEQRRAAPAGAAGYPATYRPLPDTPGMSQRAAFDPALKHHSNAYRAGEPEFTERGAWRQWTRARRTAMAHLLNAVLRTPWAGQLVLRGSVTMSAWFGGDAREPGDVDFVVEPFAMGSRSAEAAAMLDGIVAELRARPGAGLDPDQVEVEEIWTYERADGRRLVIPFTAPGVPDGSVQVDFVFNEYLPIAPVAVLLDGVDVAMRAASPALSLAWKLMWLATDRYPQGKDLYDAVLLAEHTPVDLSLVRDLMRPELREEADAFTAQSVLEWDVDWANFTDEYPSVTGDGEVWKRRLALALHRNWFPGA